In Candidatus Delongbacteria bacterium, the following proteins share a genomic window:
- a CDS encoding pentapeptide repeat-containing protein produces MIFDLDEYEDIVIENEDLSCIDLSGKIFTSCVFKDCRFNNVKIENLRFDRIVFDNCQIMGIDFSNLNSFFTSFNFLNCNIKHCIFSDMKLDNMSFERSVVHECDFYKSSLKNVNFSLCDLQGSTFDKNDLSSSNFEKSVNYNLNPTKNIIKSAKFNYPEVLSLLNSFKIKIS; encoded by the coding sequence ATGATTTTTGACCTCGATGAGTATGAAGATATAGTTATTGAAAATGAGGATTTATCTTGTATAGATTTGTCTGGTAAGATTTTCACATCCTGTGTTTTCAAAGATTGCAGATTTAACAATGTAAAAATAGAAAACCTTAGGTTTGATAGGATCGTTTTTGATAATTGTCAAATAATGGGAATTGATTTTTCAAATTTGAATAGTTTTTTCACAAGTTTTAACTTTTTGAATTGCAATATTAAACATTGTATTTTTTCTGACATGAAACTAGACAATATGTCTTTTGAGAGATCTGTCGTTCATGAGTGTGATTTTTATAAATCTAGTTTAAAAAACGTCAATTTCTCACTCTGTGATCTTCAAGGTTCGACATTTGACAAAAATGATTTATCTTCATCAAATTTTGAAAAATCAGTGAATTACAATCTAAATCCTACTAAAAATATTATCAAATCAGCAAAATTCAACTATCCGGAAGTATTAAGTTTGCTAAATAGTTTTAAAATCAAAATTTCATAG
- a CDS encoding PatB family C-S lyase, whose protein sequence is MKYLDRKNTFSVKWDFPEILFGKKDLLPLWVADMDFECPFFVNNIIKDRAEHNLYGYSSMIDDPKTYFEPFIPWFKKYGLELDSNRIFFIPGVVTGINFVIDTLTEVGDKVIIQPPVYTPFYSSIEGNKRVLVENRLILNDGSYSIDFNNLETQASSGAKLMILCSPHNPVGRVWTIDELKRIVEICRKNEIILISDEIHCDLVYDEQKFVSTSSVADYDKIFTFFSPSKTFNVAGLKTAFGTSKNDILLKRVKERLETFHITTGSIQGMLIARACYEFGNEWYLDLMIQLNKNRVIIREFLDEKLPKAIYKLPESTYLAWVDFSNYTDDVEILNDRLLNVGKVFISPGSLYGEEEKRYYRINFGTSEEILLDGLQRIVKSIESL, encoded by the coding sequence ATGAAATACCTTGATAGAAAAAATACATTTAGTGTGAAGTGGGATTTTCCAGAAATTTTGTTTGGTAAGAAGGATCTATTGCCATTGTGGGTGGCAGATATGGACTTCGAATGTCCATTTTTTGTTAATAATATTATTAAAGATCGGGCAGAACACAATTTATATGGCTATTCGTCTATGATTGATGATCCAAAAACATATTTTGAACCGTTTATACCATGGTTTAAAAAGTATGGTCTGGAATTAGACTCCAATAGAATTTTTTTTATTCCTGGTGTCGTGACTGGAATAAATTTTGTAATTGACACTCTGACAGAAGTTGGAGATAAAGTAATTATTCAACCTCCGGTTTATACACCATTCTATTCCTCTATTGAAGGGAATAAGAGAGTTTTGGTGGAGAATAGATTAATTTTGAACGATGGGAGCTATTCCATTGATTTTAACAATCTTGAAACTCAAGCCAGTAGCGGAGCGAAATTGATGATTTTATGTTCTCCTCATAATCCTGTTGGAAGAGTGTGGACAATTGATGAATTAAAAAGAATTGTTGAAATATGCAGGAAAAATGAGATAATACTAATTAGTGATGAGATTCATTGTGATCTAGTTTATGATGAACAAAAATTTGTCAGTACCTCTTCTGTTGCAGATTATGATAAGATTTTCACTTTTTTTTCACCGAGTAAAACATTTAATGTTGCTGGTTTAAAAACAGCTTTCGGTACATCAAAAAATGATATCTTATTGAAAAGAGTGAAAGAAAGATTGGAAACTTTTCATATCACTACGGGTAGTATTCAAGGCATGTTGATTGCTCGGGCTTGTTATGAATTTGGAAATGAGTGGTATTTGGATCTTATGATTCAACTTAATAAAAACAGAGTCATAATTAGAGAATTTTTGGATGAAAAATTACCAAAAGCAATATACAAATTACCTGAATCAACCTACCTTGCATGGGTTGACTTTAGCAATTACACTGATGATGTAGAAATTCTCAATGATAGACTTCTTAATGTAGGAAAGGTTTTTATTTCTCCAGGATCTCTATATGGTGAGGAAGAGAAAAGATATTACAGGATAAATTTTGGTACTTCTGAAGAAATTCTTCTTGATGGATTGCAAAGAATAGTTAAATCTATTGAATCGTTATGA
- the priA gene encoding primosomal protein N', whose amino-acid sequence MTSNERIRYFDILFPLKAGGAYTYSFSTNLKLKQIIGRRVLAELKNKIITGLVIGESNPLDNINYKSIITLIDDDQIISDELLELTKWISEYYLTDFGVTLASVLPSFMFDKVDIIYSRKSKFNTNNNLEDYSIDEKMILFMFDGKETISKSELFSSKDPNYIHSVNSLIEKGIIESNVVHKKTTKPKYTNTVKITKKGKEFYLTNSGKLEKPSSAFILLDFLYKNGEILRKSDLKYRQNISPYGIQKARELEFIEISEMEEDRIPSLLFIENRIKQKQICFTDEQMIAIKEINMKINEGKFSSILLHGVTGSGKTEIYIEAVKRTLALGKSAIILIPEIVLTPQTVMRFRTVFENRIAVLHSKLSDGEKFDSWRRIAEGKYDVVIGARSAVFAPLKKPGLIIVDEEQEKSYKQNDSMPCYHARNVAIMRMKINNGVCILGSATPSLESYDNGNSGKFRNIRLTKRAPGADLPTTTFIKLSRENYGSIFHPTTIGKINGTLEDGRKVLIFHNRRGYASYQICNNCGYIELCKNCAVSLNYHLKSNELICHQCGFVKKGKSNCQKCGSTNVIFKGIGTEQIEEEIKRLFPDKGIIRMDLDTTRGKDAHDNLLTKFNSKDYHFLLGTQMIAKGLDIEEITLVVIVNADSELIFPDFRSDENAFQLFTQVSGRAGRGKFNGEVLIQSYDPENKTLLFASTQNYDDFATNELVSRKLLKYPPYSKLIKIMLTSSNYDRLNTYSVKLYEKLIVYSKEIYVYYPVDSLISKVNNMFKRQILVKSISETDPNGKVMREVVKKIVNEEKASYDIRLKIDVDPEQII is encoded by the coding sequence ATGACAAGTAATGAAAGAATTAGATACTTTGACATTTTATTTCCTTTAAAAGCAGGTGGTGCTTACACCTATAGTTTTAGTACAAACCTCAAACTAAAGCAAATAATTGGTAGAAGAGTATTAGCTGAATTGAAAAATAAAATTATTACCGGTTTAGTTATTGGCGAAAGCAATCCATTGGACAACATAAACTATAAAAGCATAATTACTCTGATTGATGACGATCAAATTATTAGTGATGAACTTTTAGAATTGACAAAGTGGATTTCCGAATACTATTTGACAGATTTTGGAGTTACTTTGGCATCTGTTTTACCTTCTTTTATGTTTGATAAAGTCGATATAATCTATTCTCGTAAATCTAAATTTAATACAAATAATAATTTAGAAGATTACTCAATAGATGAAAAAATGATTCTTTTCATGTTTGATGGAAAAGAAACTATATCTAAGAGTGAACTTTTTTCATCCAAAGATCCAAATTATATTCATTCAGTAAATTCTCTGATTGAAAAAGGCATTATTGAAAGCAATGTTGTTCATAAAAAAACTACCAAACCAAAGTATACCAATACTGTTAAAATAACGAAAAAAGGTAAAGAGTTTTATCTAACTAATTCCGGTAAATTGGAAAAACCATCATCAGCATTTATACTCTTGGATTTTTTATACAAAAATGGGGAAATTTTAAGAAAATCTGATCTTAAGTATAGACAGAATATTAGTCCTTATGGAATTCAAAAAGCTAGAGAACTGGAATTTATAGAGATTTCTGAGATGGAGGAAGATAGAATTCCTTCCCTCCTTTTTATAGAAAATAGAATTAAACAAAAACAAATTTGTTTCACTGATGAGCAGATGATCGCTATCAAAGAGATAAATATGAAAATTAATGAAGGTAAATTTTCATCAATTTTACTCCACGGAGTGACCGGAAGTGGTAAAACAGAGATCTATATTGAAGCTGTAAAACGTACTTTGGCATTAGGTAAAAGTGCTATAATCTTGATTCCAGAGATTGTTTTAACTCCACAAACTGTGATGAGATTCCGAACTGTTTTTGAGAATAGAATAGCAGTTCTTCACAGCAAGCTATCTGATGGAGAAAAGTTTGATAGCTGGAGAAGAATAGCTGAAGGTAAATACGATGTAGTTATTGGAGCAAGATCCGCAGTTTTTGCACCACTTAAAAAACCTGGACTGATAATTGTGGATGAGGAGCAGGAAAAATCCTATAAGCAAAACGATTCAATGCCATGTTATCATGCGAGAAATGTCGCTATTATGAGAATGAAAATTAATAATGGCGTATGTATCTTAGGTTCTGCAACTCCTTCACTAGAATCTTATGACAATGGTAATAGTGGTAAATTTCGGAATATTCGTTTAACAAAAAGAGCTCCTGGAGCTGATCTTCCTACTACAACTTTTATAAAATTGTCCAGAGAAAATTATGGTTCAATTTTCCATCCCACAACTATCGGGAAAATTAATGGAACTTTGGAGGATGGGAGAAAGGTACTAATCTTCCATAATCGCAGAGGTTATGCTTCATATCAAATTTGCAATAATTGTGGATATATTGAATTATGTAAAAATTGTGCTGTAAGCCTTAACTATCATCTAAAATCCAATGAGCTGATCTGTCACCAATGTGGTTTTGTAAAAAAAGGGAAAAGTAATTGTCAAAAATGTGGTAGTACCAATGTTATTTTCAAAGGAATTGGTACAGAACAAATTGAAGAGGAGATTAAAAGATTGTTTCCGGATAAAGGAATTATTCGGATGGATCTTGATACGACCCGAGGTAAAGATGCTCATGATAATTTGTTGACTAAGTTTAATTCCAAGGATTATCATTTTTTGTTGGGTACTCAGATGATTGCAAAGGGTCTTGATATTGAAGAGATTACTCTTGTAGTCATTGTAAATGCTGATAGTGAACTTATCTTTCCAGATTTTAGATCAGATGAAAACGCATTCCAATTATTTACACAAGTCAGTGGAAGGGCTGGACGTGGAAAATTTAATGGTGAAGTTTTGATTCAATCATACGATCCTGAAAATAAAACGCTCCTTTTTGCTTCCACTCAGAACTATGATGATTTTGCAACAAATGAACTCGTTAGCAGAAAATTATTAAAGTATCCTCCCTATTCAAAACTTATAAAAATTATGCTAACTTCATCTAATTATGATCGACTAAATACATACTCTGTTAAATTGTATGAAAAACTTATTGTCTATAGCAAAGAAATTTATGTATATTATCCTGTTGACAGTCTGATAAGTAAAGTTAACAATATGTTCAAAAGGCAGATTCTTGTTAAGAGCATTTCTGAAACTGATCCTAACGGTAAAGTAATGAGAGAAGTAGTGAAGAAAATTGTTAATGAAGAAAAAGCATCGTATGACATTAGACTAAAAATCGATGTAGATCCTGAACAAATTATATAG
- a CDS encoding response regulator, translated as MKKDFKILVIEDDTVHRTVLETILTDDGYDVITATDGKDGLDKVLSEKVDLVITDIRMPLVDGYQVCKVISENPSTKFIPVVILTANHETEDLVYGFKQGAFDYILKPFDNSELTARINAAIKYKELRDELIGEKQKSVLYELAGAAAHELNQPLTVLKTIAYIIEDRLNKKILTNDDVFKYMDKMKFAVDRMSKIITKMQNLSEYKTKNYAMGQKIINLVDSGESDE; from the coding sequence ATGAAAAAGGATTTCAAGATTCTTGTAATTGAGGATGATACCGTACACAGAACTGTTCTGGAAACTATTCTAACCGATGATGGCTATGATGTCATCACTGCAACTGACGGTAAGGATGGTTTAGACAAGGTACTATCAGAGAAAGTGGATCTTGTAATTACTGATATCCGTATGCCTCTAGTTGATGGCTATCAAGTTTGTAAAGTTATCAGTGAAAATCCTTCCACTAAATTTATTCCAGTTGTTATATTAACTGCTAATCATGAAACTGAAGATTTAGTCTATGGTTTTAAACAAGGTGCGTTCGACTATATACTCAAACCTTTTGATAATTCAGAGCTTACAGCTAGAATAAATGCTGCAATCAAATATAAAGAACTTAGGGATGAGCTTATTGGAGAGAAGCAAAAAAGTGTTCTCTATGAATTGGCTGGTGCAGCTGCACATGAGTTAAACCAACCCCTTACAGTATTAAAAACAATAGCCTATATTATAGAAGACAGGTTAAACAAAAAAATTTTAACAAATGATGATGTTTTTAAGTATATGGACAAAATGAAATTTGCAGTTGATAGGATGTCAAAAATTATAACAAAGATGCAGAATTTATCTGAGTATAAAACCAAAAATTATGCAATGGGTCAAAAAATTATCAATCTTGTAGACAGCGGAGAAAGTGATGAATGA
- a CDS encoding Crp/Fnr family transcriptional regulator, with protein MSDYNDHYIALKRNDLFKTCPDSYLDVLKFKVSTKRFKRNEIIFHENEIADCFYIILSGKVRIYKLGPNGQSLSIIILQDNNFFGEIGIFSGVRTNFAEAMKETTLLRIEKKDFLDIMKNPYDSSFLEEILKVISTWIIRANKFMLSYSNKDTRSDVNIALVLNDMAIRNSGMNILQLRKELKNNFTIDADISQKHMSQLAGLSSVRFNKKLKQMEEDSIISIEKINGKVIGYKITDSTRFCEILNMT; from the coding sequence ATGAGTGATTACAATGACCATTATATTGCACTTAAACGAAATGATCTATTCAAAACTTGTCCTGATTCCTATCTAGATGTTTTAAAGTTTAAGGTATCGACTAAAAGATTTAAAAGAAATGAGATAATTTTTCATGAAAATGAAATTGCTGATTGCTTTTATATAATTTTGAGTGGTAAAGTTAGAATTTATAAATTAGGACCAAATGGACAATCTCTTAGCATCATTATTTTACAGGATAATAATTTTTTTGGTGAAATTGGGATCTTCAGTGGTGTAAGAACTAATTTTGCTGAAGCTATGAAAGAGACAACTCTTTTAAGGATTGAAAAAAAAGACTTTTTAGATATTATGAAAAACCCCTATGACTCCTCATTTTTGGAAGAGATATTAAAAGTTATCTCTACATGGATAATCAGAGCAAATAAATTTATGTTATCATACTCAAACAAAGATACCAGATCGGATGTAAATATTGCCCTTGTTCTCAATGATATGGCAATTAGGAATAGTGGCATGAATATACTACAGTTAAGAAAAGAATTAAAAAATAATTTCACTATTGATGCAGATATATCACAAAAGCATATGTCTCAACTTGCTGGTTTGTCTTCTGTCAGATTTAACAAAAAATTAAAGCAGATGGAAGAGGATTCAATCATTTCCATAGAAAAAATCAATGGTAAAGTAATAGGGTATAAAATTACAGACTCGACTCGGTTCTGCGAAATTTTGAATATGACTTAA
- a CDS encoding U32 family peptidase, with the protein MKIMAPAGNFSSFLAGLKAGADSFYLGLSTFNARVNAENFDIETLKQVSLLGGIFNKEVFITINTLLNDKDFPVVEKILDEINSLNITGVIIQDSGLIEILKKYPKLKIVASTQFSVHSINGVDFSENVGFDTVVLARELSVEEILEIRKKSKIDIEIFGHGAMCYSYSGQCLFSSMIGGRSGNKGSCAQICRKRFDLGDGAKTLMSCNDLESSNYVNRLSCDGVNYLKIEGRMRSPQYVYSAVSYYKSLLNNENYDTDEILISFNRGYSNGYLDNRFNLNLTNENHVDNIGLYIGKVIEITDSVKILKCSNRTPQLDDGITIHNGRNRYGFVLKEDWIKTDNFLFYNENIKQFRVGDKVYITSSSIIKRKLEEKLFLKAECFLETNELVILIDDKKLTIPSQYSDNKNAFDKIQNKMNNYTYSEIMLKIDFKGNFENLFVPWSLIREKLNSYFDSYIFRENEKIKNNESVLNFVKKPHCGIPVFIVDDVKKKQLCNGQIVFSDLLFSFENNNEKIDYKNMIDFRNEIRNKNKKITDNVIIPPFVKDENYDLINKIKGRKIVSNPAEISILDENELNFLNFNFNITNSRAIEFYCSKTKAIPVLSLETDFKAIEKLESFNSAVYCFGYFPVMNTENCLVRKHKSCGDCLEYHSLVDEKDYEFQLKTNLFCQNIILFNNPINLSDKLGYLKKRKVNYFLVDLRNMDYSDAEDVFNFYTGKSNAINFRKFHGQYKF; encoded by the coding sequence ATGAAAATTATGGCTCCAGCAGGAAATTTTTCCTCATTTTTAGCAGGATTGAAAGCAGGTGCAGATTCATTTTATTTGGGTCTATCAACCTTTAATGCCAGAGTTAACGCGGAAAATTTTGATATTGAAACATTGAAGCAGGTTTCTTTACTTGGCGGGATTTTCAATAAAGAAGTTTTTATAACTATTAACACTCTACTAAACGATAAAGATTTTCCTGTAGTTGAAAAGATTCTGGATGAGATAAATAGTTTAAATATTACTGGTGTAATAATTCAAGATTCAGGCTTGATTGAGATTCTAAAAAAATATCCAAAGTTAAAAATAGTTGCTTCCACCCAATTCTCAGTACATTCTATTAATGGTGTTGATTTTTCTGAAAATGTAGGATTTGATACGGTTGTACTTGCAAGAGAATTAAGTGTTGAAGAGATATTAGAGATAAGAAAAAAGAGTAAAATTGATATCGAAATTTTTGGACATGGGGCGATGTGTTACTCCTATTCCGGACAATGTTTATTTTCATCTATGATTGGCGGAAGAAGTGGAAATAAGGGAAGTTGTGCACAAATCTGTAGAAAAAGATTCGATCTTGGTGATGGAGCAAAAACCCTCATGAGTTGCAATGATCTTGAGTCAAGTAATTATGTGAACAGACTTAGTTGTGATGGAGTAAACTATCTTAAAATTGAAGGTCGAATGAGATCTCCCCAATACGTCTACAGTGCAGTTTCATACTACAAGTCCCTTTTAAATAATGAAAATTATGATACTGATGAGATCCTTATATCCTTTAACAGAGGTTATTCCAATGGCTATTTGGATAATAGATTTAATCTAAATCTTACTAATGAAAATCATGTTGATAATATTGGTCTGTATATAGGAAAAGTTATTGAAATCACTGATTCTGTAAAAATTCTAAAATGTTCTAATCGGACACCTCAATTAGATGATGGAATTACAATTCACAATGGTAGAAATCGATATGGATTCGTTCTGAAAGAGGACTGGATAAAGACAGATAATTTTCTATTCTACAATGAGAATATTAAGCAGTTCAGGGTTGGTGATAAAGTTTATATTACCTCTTCTTCAATAATTAAGAGGAAGTTGGAAGAAAAATTATTTTTGAAAGCTGAATGTTTTCTTGAAACAAATGAACTGGTAATTTTAATCGATGATAAAAAACTTACCATACCTTCTCAATATTCTGATAACAAAAATGCTTTTGATAAGATACAGAATAAAATGAATAATTATACCTATTCTGAAATTATGCTAAAAATTGACTTCAAAGGTAATTTTGAAAATCTTTTTGTGCCTTGGAGTTTGATTAGAGAAAAACTTAATTCATATTTTGATAGCTATATCTTTAGAGAGAATGAAAAAATAAAAAATAATGAAAGTGTTTTAAATTTTGTAAAAAAGCCACATTGTGGTATTCCTGTTTTTATTGTGGATGATGTGAAGAAAAAACAATTATGTAATGGTCAAATAGTTTTTAGCGATCTATTATTCTCATTTGAAAATAATAATGAAAAAATTGATTATAAAAATATGATTGATTTTAGAAATGAAATTAGGAACAAAAATAAAAAGATAACTGATAATGTTATTATTCCACCTTTCGTTAAAGATGAAAATTACGATTTAATTAATAAAATTAAAGGTAGAAAAATTGTTTCAAATCCAGCAGAAATTTCTATTCTTGATGAAAATGAACTAAATTTTTTAAACTTTAACTTCAATATTACAAATTCAAGAGCTATCGAATTTTATTGTAGTAAAACAAAAGCTATACCAGTATTATCATTGGAAACAGATTTCAAAGCTATTGAAAAGCTTGAAAGTTTCAATTCTGCAGTATATTGTTTTGGTTATTTTCCTGTGATGAATACCGAAAATTGTCTCGTTAGAAAACATAAAAGTTGTGGTGATTGTTTGGAATATCACAGTTTGGTTGATGAAAAAGATTATGAATTTCAGCTAAAGACAAACCTATTTTGTCAAAATATAATACTATTTAACAATCCAATAAATCTAAGTGATAAATTAGGGTATCTTAAAAAACGTAAGGTAAATTATTTCTTAGTTGATTTGAGAAATATGGATTATTCTGATGCAGAAGATGTTTTTAACTTTTACACTGGAAAATCTAATGCTATAAACTTTAGAAAATTTCATGGGCAATATAAATTCTAG
- a CDS encoding OsmC family protein gives MSIQIVFPGGKKVDAIIDNHVVKSDQPIMGGGEDSAPSPFAIFLASIGNCAGIYALSFLQQRGIPSEKLKIDLEPFYDHKKGIITKFNMIISVPEEFPEKYENAIIKSVNLCAVKKHLLDEIEFNTIVKKVK, from the coding sequence ATGTCTATTCAAATAGTTTTCCCAGGTGGAAAAAAAGTAGATGCAATAATTGATAATCACGTTGTAAAATCAGATCAACCTATTATGGGTGGGGGTGAAGATTCAGCTCCATCTCCATTTGCCATTTTCCTCGCATCAATTGGAAATTGTGCTGGTATTTACGCACTATCATTTCTGCAACAAAGAGGAATTCCATCTGAAAAATTAAAAATCGATTTGGAACCATTCTATGATCATAAGAAGGGAATAATTACAAAATTCAATATGATTATTTCTGTACCTGAGGAGTTTCCAGAAAAATATGAAAATGCCATTATCAAATCAGTCAACCTATGTGCTGTAAAAAAGCATTTGTTGGATGAAATTGAATTTAATACGATAGTAAAAAAAGTTAAATGA